Proteins from a single region of Antechinus flavipes isolate AdamAnt ecotype Samford, QLD, Australia chromosome 2, AdamAnt_v2, whole genome shotgun sequence:
- the PROB1 gene encoding proline-rich basic protein 1 has translation MLSILVPPAAGGFPSVLALRQDSSGSSDSYHTAPGSPEPQGPRPVLDGADDDGGSGIPGRGQPAKFAGQNSRVPGRGAGPTGSGGSQLRLSISAQNSRQEPGSGFPKRPGQRPSPFQLRTLPSGEMEVIFTTGPLGETPVRSPSDSDEADSEVQQLTALSLQNFSRPQGPYLDVHSPSAQASSSPSPALSDSSNQADRWATYLDLRQEAESSASKLPELPATSGRTQFECVEVALEDRASLSKQRTVPKRQIELRLKPSPPELDSAGANGLPRRKLFLRTGSLDESLTRLQAASNLVQTALARKLQLEQTLCPEQPSPGGGAQPIQTRAGSQLRSEGDIQKPADWPLAWPEVQESEAPTRLTVRSPRRDSKELKSRGTSQAGLPPREPAKEAPLPPAKPAGLRAPDGVISVRTPRPWPSLRERAIRRDKPAPGTEPLGPVSSSIFLLSGDKPQEASESRPRNEWSQPPKPLAQRCTPEDRAAQETPSLSPQETWDPTLQASLIPSMQEAPNEATFTQSSQDLTVQEPQISPPLENTVPDTWEPRDAPAPSGRSRVTIPRPRDVRKLVKNTYSLSFPAVPTSSLGLPEPPCASGGPSEDSEIPSGALEPPTTVHYTSTFQKDFLPIVTHPYEVAEPPVTEGVGVSDSAPHSPRGALQGHQPPQPQTRPKGYQEGDPTPRKKAENNTAKPFARSEIRLPGALSLSRKPGLKTQPETDTEIHHVSPGYSPQVQRLLPEGEVQANSPGISLGPASIPKEPRERPEGPAQWSGAGQTSNSLTEPPHPNVRGSLRLGSPHSDQANPLVLQARSPEPRAKPQPGSTGTHPSGNQLTAKPASLSQPRAASAPPMAQGLDSPSRGQGKGLRSAGATPSGKVLVDPESGRYYYVETPKSPKLKLLFDPESGQYLEVLVPPSPAGPPLRFYPSLAVGHSLYPSPYGSYPGLSLPPSPGPLPLGPPDLLAPGTKLPWVPESASVDGLYYLPTGSSPSPLPGLPLLLYSGPPNSGPPTSTKGSPF, from the coding sequence ATGCTCTCCATCCTTGTCCCCCCAGCCGCGGGCGGCTTCCCCTCGGTCCTGGCTCTGCGCCAGGACTCTTCGGGATCCTCCGACTCTTACCACACCGCGCCAGGCTCGCCGGAGCCCCAGGGGCCGCGCCCCGTCCTGGACGGGGCGGACGATGACGGGGGCAGTGGAATTCCTGGGCGGGGGCAACCGGCAAAGTTTGCGGGCCAGAACTCCAGGGTCCCTGGTCGCGGGGCGGGCCCAACCGGGAGCGGGGGCTCGCAGCTTCGCCTGTCCATCAGCGCCCAGAATAGCCGCCAGGAGCCTGGATCCGGTTTCCCCAAGAGGCCGGGACAGCGCCCGAGTCCTTTCCAGCTCCGCACCCTGCCGTCGGGGGAGATGGAAGTGATCTTCACAACCGGGCCCCTAGGCGAGACTCCCGTTCGGTCCCCCAGCGACTCAGATGAGGCCGACAGCGAGGTGCAGCAGCTCACTGCGCTCAGCTTGCAGAATTTTTCCCGCCCTCAAGGCCCCTACCTAGACGTGCATAGTCCCAGCGCGCAGGCCTCTTCCAGCCCATCCCCGGCTCTCTCGGACAGCAGCAACCAAGCAGACCGCTGGGCCACCTACCTGGACCTGCGTCAGGAGGCTGAATCTTCTGCCTCGAAGCTGCCAGAACTCCCTGCCACGTCCGGGAGAACTCAGTTCGAGTGCGTGGAGGTGGCTCTTGAAGACCGCGCATCCCTGAGTAAGCAGAGAACGGTCCCCAAGAGGCAGATAGAGCTGAGGCTGAAGCCGAGCCCTCCGGAGCTGGATTCAGCGGGGGCGAATGGGCTCCCCAGGCGCAAGTTGTTCCTGCGAACGGGCTCGCTGGACGAGTCTCTGACTCGCTTGCAGGCCGCCTCCAACCTCGTGCAGACAGCACTGGCCAGAAAGCTGCAGCTCGAGCAGACACTGTGCCCGGAGCAGCCAAGCCCAGGGGGCGGGGCTCAGCCCATTCAGACTCGGGCAGGTTCGCAGCTTCGTTCGGAGGGGGATATCCAGAAGCCGGCGGATTGGCCCCTGGCTTGGCCTGAGGTCCAGGAGAGCGAAGCCCCAACTAGACTTACTGTACGAAGCCCTCGAAGAGATTCAAAGGAACTCAAGTCCAGAGGGACCTCTCAGGCTGGGCTTCCTCCAAGAGAGCCGGCGAAGGAGGCACCCCTGCCCCCTGCCAAGCCTGCGGGGTTGAGGGCCCCAGACGGCGTAATTTCTGTCAGAACTCCGAGGCCCTGGCCCAGTCTTCGAGAGCGAGCTATTCGTCGGGACAAACCAGCCCCCGGGACAGAACCACTCGGTCCCGTGAGCTCCAGCATCTTCTTGCTGTCGGGGGACAAGCCCCAGGAAGCTTCGGAGTCTCGGCCCCGCAATGAATGGAGCCAGCCGCCGAAACCTCTGGCTCAGAGGTGCACTCCAGAGGATCGGGCGGCCCAGGAGACTCCCAGTCTGTCTCCTCAGGAAACCTGGGATCCCACTCTTCAGGCGTCGCTGATTCCGTCTATGCAGGAGGCTCCCAATGAGGCTACATTTACGCAGTCGTCTCAGGATCTAACTGTGCAGGAACCTCAGATTTCACCTCCGCTGGAGAATACAGTCCCGGATACTTGGGAGCCCAGAGACGCCCCCGCTCCCTCAGGCAGATCCCGAGTAACAATTCCGCGGCCTCGGGACGTACGGAAGCTAGTGAAGAACACCTACTCGCTGAGCTTCCCAGCTGTCCCCACTTCCAGTCTGGGGCTGCCTGAGCCCCCTTGCGCGTCCGGGGGCCCCAGCGAGGACAGCGAGATTCCGTCCGGAGCTCTAGAGCCTCCTACCACTGTTCACTATACTTCTACTTTCCAGAAGGACTTCCTGCCCATAGTGACCCATCCCTACGAAGTCGCAGAGCCGCCGGTCACTGAGGGAGTGGGAGTAAGCGACTCTGCTCCCCACAGCCCCAGAGGGGCCCTGCAAGGCCACCAACCTCCCCAGCCTCAGACGCGGCCCAAGGGCTACCAAGAAGGAGATCCGACCCCACGAAAGAAAGCAGAGAACAATACAGCCAAGCCTTTTGCTCGCAGCGAGATCCGCCTCCCGGGAGCCCTGTCTTTGTCCCGAAAGCCGGGGCTCAAGACCCAGCctgagacagacacagagatccACCACGTTTCCCCAGGGTACAGTCCTCAGGTTCAGCGCCTTCTCCCTGAAGGAGAAGTCCAGGCCAATTCCCCAGGGATTAGCCTGGGGCCCGCCTCCATCCCCAAGGAACCAAGAGAGAGGCCAGAGGGCCCCGCTCAATGGTCAGGGGCTGGACAGACGTCTAACTCCTTGACAGAACCCCCACATCCAAATGTCAGGGGCTCCCTCCGCCTGGGGTCCCCACACTCTGATCAGGCCAATCCCCTGGTCCTCCAGGCCCGGAGTCCAGAGCCCAGAGCCAAACCGCAACCAGGCTCCACTGGGACCCATCCCTCAGGGAACCAGCTTACAGCCAAACCTGCTTCCCTGTcccagcccagggcagcctcagCACCTCCTATGGCCCAGGGCCTTGACAGCCCTTCCCGGGGTCAGGGTAAGGGTCTTAGGAGCGCTGGAGCCACCCCATCAGGAAAGGTTCTGGTAGATCCAGAGAGTGGGCGTTACTATTATGTAGAGACTCCCAAATCTCCTAAATTAAAGCTGCTCTTTGACCCAGAGAGTGGTCAGTACCTAGAAGTTCTTGTTCCCCCCTCCCCAGCAGGGCCACCCCTCCGGTTCTACCCTTCCTTGGCAGTAGGGCACAGCCTCTATCCTTCTCCCTATGGGTCCTACCCTGGGCTTTCACTACCCCCTTCCCCTGGACCCTTGCCTCTGGGTCCCCCTGACTTATTAGCCCCAGGAACCAAACTCCCCTGGGTTCCTGAGAGTGCCTCTGTAGATGGGCTCTATTATCTGCCCACAGGCAGTTCCCCTAGCCCATTACCTGGTCTTCCGCTACTTCTTTACTCTGGGCCTCCCAATTCTGGGCCTCCTACCAGTACTAAAGGCTCACCTTTTTGA
- the SPATA24 gene encoding spermatogenesis-associated protein 24 isoform X3: MVSSLIGSGRTRNQKAAISNELEMAIQEEKFVSKEEYEAVVKKLEEEKAAHAQTKGLLAKETEKLQFALGEVEVLSKQLEREKQAFEKALSSVKNKVLTESTKKDKLITKCNEIESHIIKQEDILNGKENEIKELQNVISHQKQIFRHQISDFRIQKQQENYMAQVLDRKQKKAGGLLSSRGFKGLGDK; the protein is encoded by the exons ATGGTCAGCTCTTTGATTGGCTCAGGAAGGACAAGGAATCAAAAGGCAGCCATTTCTAACGAACTGGAG ATGGCCATCCAAGAAGAGAAATTTGTGAGTAAAGAAGAATACGAAGCTGTGGTAAAAAAGTTAGAG GAGGAAAAGGCAGCCCATGCCCAGACCAAGGGCCTGTTGgctaaagagacagagaaactgcAGTTTGCTCTTGGAGAGGTGGAGGTGCTGTCCAAGCAACTGGAGAGAGAGAAGCAGGCTTTTGAAAAGGC GCTGTCCAGTGTCAAGAACAAAGTTCTGACAGAGTCCACCAAGAAGGACAAGCTTATCACCAAGTGCAATG AAATTGAATCTCACATTATAAAGCAAGAAGATATtcttaatgggaaagaaaatgaaattaaggaacTACAGAATGTCATCAGCCACCAGAAACAGATCTTCAG GCATCAGATATCGGACTTCCGGATTCAGAAGCAGCAAGAGAATTACATGGCCCAAGTGCTGGACAGGAAGCAAAAGAAGGCAGGCGGGCTGCTCTCCAGCCGGGGCTTCAAGGGACTTGGAGACAAATAA
- the SPATA24 gene encoding spermatogenesis-associated protein 24 isoform X1, giving the protein MDQPFGHCGKGLTQRLGVPRYPSEQPLPKALYALASSSSFSSLTLLFTMAIQEEKFVSKEEYEAVVKKLEEEKAAHAQTKGLLAKETEKLQFALGEVEVLSKQLEREKQAFEKALSSVKNKVLTESTKKDKLITKCNEIESHIIKQEDILNGKENEIKELQNVISHQKQIFRHQISDFRIQKQQENYMAQVLDRKQKKAGGLLSSRGFKGLGDK; this is encoded by the exons ATGGACCAGCCTTTCGGGCACTGCGGCAAGGGACTCACCCAGCGCCTCGGTGTACCCCGCTATCCTTCAGAACAGCCCCTCCCCAAAGCTCTCTATGCCCTAGCCTCCAGCTCGTCGTTCTCCTCCTTGACCCTCCTATTTACA ATGGCCATCCAAGAAGAGAAATTTGTGAGTAAAGAAGAATACGAAGCTGTGGTAAAAAAGTTAGAG GAGGAAAAGGCAGCCCATGCCCAGACCAAGGGCCTGTTGgctaaagagacagagaaactgcAGTTTGCTCTTGGAGAGGTGGAGGTGCTGTCCAAGCAACTGGAGAGAGAGAAGCAGGCTTTTGAAAAGGC GCTGTCCAGTGTCAAGAACAAAGTTCTGACAGAGTCCACCAAGAAGGACAAGCTTATCACCAAGTGCAATG AAATTGAATCTCACATTATAAAGCAAGAAGATATtcttaatgggaaagaaaatgaaattaaggaacTACAGAATGTCATCAGCCACCAGAAACAGATCTTCAG GCATCAGATATCGGACTTCCGGATTCAGAAGCAGCAAGAGAATTACATGGCCCAAGTGCTGGACAGGAAGCAAAAGAAGGCAGGCGGGCTGCTCTCCAGCCGGGGCTTCAAGGGACTTGGAGACAAATAA
- the SPATA24 gene encoding spermatogenesis-associated protein 24 isoform X4, whose protein sequence is MAIQEEKFVSKEEYEAVVKKLEEEKAAHAQTKGLLAKETEKLQFALGEVEVLSKQLEREKQAFEKALSSVKNKVLTESTKKDKLITKCNEIESHIIKQEDILNGKENEIKELQNVISHQKQIFRHQISDFRIQKQQENYMAQVLDRKQKKAGGLLSSRGFKGLGDK, encoded by the exons ATGGCCATCCAAGAAGAGAAATTTGTGAGTAAAGAAGAATACGAAGCTGTGGTAAAAAAGTTAGAG GAGGAAAAGGCAGCCCATGCCCAGACCAAGGGCCTGTTGgctaaagagacagagaaactgcAGTTTGCTCTTGGAGAGGTGGAGGTGCTGTCCAAGCAACTGGAGAGAGAGAAGCAGGCTTTTGAAAAGGC GCTGTCCAGTGTCAAGAACAAAGTTCTGACAGAGTCCACCAAGAAGGACAAGCTTATCACCAAGTGCAATG AAATTGAATCTCACATTATAAAGCAAGAAGATATtcttaatgggaaagaaaatgaaattaaggaacTACAGAATGTCATCAGCCACCAGAAACAGATCTTCAG GCATCAGATATCGGACTTCCGGATTCAGAAGCAGCAAGAGAATTACATGGCCCAAGTGCTGGACAGGAAGCAAAAGAAGGCAGGCGGGCTGCTCTCCAGCCGGGGCTTCAAGGGACTTGGAGACAAATAA
- the SPATA24 gene encoding spermatogenesis-associated protein 24 isoform X2, translated as MAEASKNSLEEENIFSFAFQQLRDVIGSQEQVIHRLKSTMAIQEEKFVSKEEYEAVVKKLEEEKAAHAQTKGLLAKETEKLQFALGEVEVLSKQLEREKQAFEKALSSVKNKVLTESTKKDKLITKCNEIESHIIKQEDILNGKENEIKELQNVISHQKQIFRHQISDFRIQKQQENYMAQVLDRKQKKAGGLLSSRGFKGLGDK; from the exons ATGGCGGAGGCTTCTAAGAATTCCCTGGAAGAGGAGAATATATTCTCTTTCGCCTTCCAACAACTTCGCGACGTAATTGGGTCTCAAGAGCAAGTGATCCACCGGCTGAAAAGCACG ATGGCCATCCAAGAAGAGAAATTTGTGAGTAAAGAAGAATACGAAGCTGTGGTAAAAAAGTTAGAG GAGGAAAAGGCAGCCCATGCCCAGACCAAGGGCCTGTTGgctaaagagacagagaaactgcAGTTTGCTCTTGGAGAGGTGGAGGTGCTGTCCAAGCAACTGGAGAGAGAGAAGCAGGCTTTTGAAAAGGC GCTGTCCAGTGTCAAGAACAAAGTTCTGACAGAGTCCACCAAGAAGGACAAGCTTATCACCAAGTGCAATG AAATTGAATCTCACATTATAAAGCAAGAAGATATtcttaatgggaaagaaaatgaaattaaggaacTACAGAATGTCATCAGCCACCAGAAACAGATCTTCAG GCATCAGATATCGGACTTCCGGATTCAGAAGCAGCAAGAGAATTACATGGCCCAAGTGCTGGACAGGAAGCAAAAGAAGGCAGGCGGGCTGCTCTCCAGCCGGGGCTTCAAGGGACTTGGAGACAAATAA